The following proteins are co-located in the Helicobacter pylori genome:
- a CDS encoding AlwI family type II restriction endonuclease: MTKKPARKILSFSTTMRNPKRIGQFLAVLGKFENQILKSSIIMQIIKSVLAHRLYRPTSLNQNKELKEKFDSNEYVFSDEELERIIEISPQNHKEMGFEHGWESRFDTWYKLMCEFGFCYYAKYEKILISDSAKMLILAYYNKENDAFKESVDESVVGAIFLNALSKYEVGNPYKKNLNHNNPFKLLLSLLKRLKNAHLTPLSVKEIPILLCWKDDNANGLYDYIIRLRQEIVTINKTEFSYSDEFIYEKCLKLLESVNKTRFKMSQITNEAVDEYIRKMRITGLISLRGNGRFIDINTNENNKIDYILQTHKAFKGDYLNDTQANKLAFFNYMAIVDSFLVSVTPISANESVKSSKLNELANTYTKDFIKQELLITCNKQESKDSFLRLIDKPLRLEFLSAIFLKQHFENLSVIPNYKSDDEGLPVYTASGNKPDIVAMDTKAQSYIEVSLIRDRSQSTLEMIPIARHLKELIKNSTDIREKFSVFVAPNIHDDAKEYAEFAQFKDNINICCYAINDFIKKVENSIEWLQINDHLKA, from the coding sequence ATGACTAAAAAACCGGCACGAAAAATTTTAAGCTTTTCAACCACCATGCGAAACCCTAAAAGAATAGGACAATTTTTAGCTGTTTTAGGAAAGTTTGAAAATCAAATCCTTAAATCTTCAATAATCATGCAAATTATCAAATCCGTTTTGGCTCATAGGCTTTATAGACCTACTTCTCTCAATCAAAATAAAGAATTGAAAGAAAAATTTGACTCCAATGAATATGTCTTTAGCGATGAAGAGTTAGAACGCATTATAGAAATATCCCCACAAAATCATAAAGAAATGGGCTTTGAGCATGGATGGGAAAGCCGGTTTGACACTTGGTATAAGCTTATGTGTGAGTTTGGTTTTTGCTACTATGCAAAATATGAGAAAATACTCATCAGCGATAGCGCTAAGATGCTTATTCTTGCTTATTACAATAAAGAAAACGATGCTTTTAAAGAAAGCGTTGATGAAAGCGTAGTTGGGGCTATATTTTTAAACGCTCTGTCTAAATATGAAGTAGGAAACCCTTACAAAAAGAATTTAAACCATAACAACCCTTTCAAACTATTGCTCTCGCTTTTAAAACGACTCAAAAATGCCCATCTAACCCCCCTATCTGTCAAAGAAATCCCTATTTTACTTTGTTGGAAAGACGATAACGCTAATGGGCTTTATGACTACATTATTCGTTTAAGACAAGAAATCGTTACTATCAATAAAACAGAATTCAGCTACTCAGATGAATTTATCTATGAAAAATGCCTAAAACTTTTAGAAAGTGTTAATAAAACACGATTTAAAATGAGCCAAATCACTAACGAAGCCGTTGATGAATACATTAGAAAAATGCGTATTACAGGACTTATTTCATTGCGTGGTAATGGTAGGTTTATTGATATTAATACTAATGAAAATAATAAAATAGATTACATTTTACAAACCCATAAGGCTTTTAAAGGGGATTATTTAAACGACACTCAAGCTAACAAACTCGCCTTTTTTAACTACATGGCGATCGTGGATAGCTTTCTTGTTAGTGTTACTCCAATCAGCGCTAATGAGAGCGTTAAATCAAGCAAATTGAATGAACTAGCAAACACTTATACTAAAGATTTTATCAAGCAAGAATTACTCATTACTTGTAACAAGCAAGAATCAAAAGATAGTTTTTTAAGACTCATTGATAAACCTTTACGCTTAGAATTTTTAAGCGCTATTTTCTTGAAACAACATTTTGAAAATTTAAGCGTGATACCCAATTATAAAAGCGATGATGAAGGCTTGCCCGTATACACAGCAAGCGGTAATAAACCTGATATTGTAGCTATGGACACAAAAGCCCAAAGTTATATAGAAGTGAGCTTGATTAGAGACAGAAGTCAAAGTACCTTGGAAATGATACCTATTGCCAGACATTTAAAAGAATTGATTAAAAATAGCACCGATATTAGAGAAAAATTTAGTGTTTTTGTAGCTCCAAATATCCATGATGATGCCAAAGAATATGCGGAATTTGCCCAATTCAAAGACAATATTAATATATGTTGTTATGCTATTAATGATTTTATCAAAAAAGTAGAAAACAGCATAGAATGGTTACAGA
- a CDS encoding Dam family site-specific DNA-(adenine-N6)-methyltransferase — protein MKKGIRSPFFYVGDKYKLMPQLNKLFPNNINQFIEPFVGGGSVFLNTKAKRYLANDIDTNIINLHKTLSKFNACELFDELSKIIIHYGLSFSFKGIMAPDELKKQYIKTYYAKYNKIAYEKLRADFNSNQNNMLYLYLLLIYGFNHMIRFNSKGLFNLPVGNVDFNENVYNALKNYIDFIQQNTIIFHNDDYIDFLNHTTYLKDDYVYFDPPYLISNSEYNKLWDSDNEIALYGVLDSLDKKGVLFGITNLIYHKGETNFILKEWAKKYYIFNIKSNYISYNDNTIKEDSQEIFVTNYR, from the coding sequence TTGAAAAAAGGCATTCGTTCTCCCTTTTTCTATGTAGGGGATAAATATAAACTCATGCCACAACTCAATAAGCTATTCCCAAATAACATTAATCAATTTATTGAGCCTTTTGTGGGTGGGGGTAGCGTGTTTTTAAACACTAAGGCTAAGAGATACTTAGCTAATGACATAGATACTAATATTATCAATTTACATAAAACTTTAAGCAAGTTCAATGCTTGTGAGCTTTTTGATGAATTGTCTAAAATTATCATTCATTATGGCTTGTCTTTCTCTTTTAAGGGGATTATGGCCCCTGATGAATTAAAAAAACAATATATAAAAACTTACTACGCCAAATACAATAAAATAGCTTATGAAAAACTAAGGGCTGATTTTAACTCCAATCAAAACAACATGCTTTATTTGTATTTGCTTTTAATTTATGGATTTAATCACATGATTAGATTTAATTCTAAAGGGCTTTTTAATTTACCTGTGGGTAATGTGGATTTCAATGAAAATGTTTATAATGCCCTAAAAAACTACATAGATTTTATACAGCAAAACACCATTATTTTTCACAATGATGATTATATTGATTTTCTTAACCACACCACTTATTTAAAAGATGATTATGTTTATTTTGACCCCCCTTATTTAATCTCCAATAGTGAATACAACAAGTTATGGGATAGCGATAATGAGATAGCCTTATATGGTGTTTTAGATAGCCTAGATAAAAAGGGAGTTTTATTTGGTATAACTAATCTTATTTATCACAAGGGAGAGACTAATTTTATTTTAAAAGAATGGGCTAAAAAATATTATATTTTTAATATCAAAAGTAATTATATCAGTTATAATGACAATACTATTAAAGAAGATAGTCAAGAAATCTTTGTAACTAATTATAGGTGA
- a CDS encoding DNA adenine methylase: MEKFNLKNRRYIGSKTKLIEWVFGNLKLNNIKSVCDIFAGSGVVAGQFATIPNVKNIIINDILFSNEVIYHAFFMGQDADFKALEELKEYFNQALKLEENYFSQHFSNKFFSYKDCVKIGSIREHIESLNLDKLNKDILLTSLIYSMDKIANTVGHYEAYRKKEILQDRFIFELISPIKHDKNIMIERKNANELAKTLKIDLVFIDPPYNSRQYSRFYHLYENLVQWKKPKLYGTALKPSCENMSEYCRSNAKKELSDLIEKLDCKRIALTYNNTYNSKSSSSQNKIGFKDLVEILSQKGKLSVKEKAHSFFNSGKTDFKEHKEFLFIVEVKP; this comes from the coding sequence GTGGAAAAATTTAATCTAAAAAACCGCCGGTATATCGGCTCAAAAACCAAGCTTATAGAGTGGGTATTTGGGAATTTAAAATTAAACAATATCAAAAGCGTGTGTGATATTTTTGCCGGAAGTGGGGTAGTGGCTGGTCAATTTGCCACTATTCCTAATGTTAAAAACATTATTATAAATGATATTTTATTTTCTAATGAAGTCATTTATCATGCTTTTTTTATGGGGCAAGACGCTGATTTTAAAGCGCTTGAAGAACTGAAAGAATACTTTAATCAAGCTTTAAAGCTAGAAGAAAATTATTTTAGCCAACATTTTAGCAACAAGTTTTTCAGCTATAAAGATTGTGTCAAAATCGGTAGCATTAGAGAGCATATAGAAAGCTTAAACTTAGATAAATTAAATAAAGATATTTTATTAACAAGCCTGATTTATTCAATGGATAAGATAGCTAACACGGTAGGGCATTATGAAGCTTATAGGAAAAAAGAGATTTTGCAAGATAGATTTATTTTTGAGCTTATTAGCCCTATAAAACATGATAAAAATATCATGATAGAGAGAAAAAACGCTAACGAATTGGCTAAAACCTTAAAAATAGACTTAGTCTTTATTGATCCTCCATACAATTCAAGGCAATACAGCCGGTTTTATCATCTCTATGAAAACCTAGTGCAGTGGAAAAAACCCAAACTCTATGGAACAGCTTTAAAGCCATCATGCGAGAACATGAGCGAATATTGCCGCTCTAATGCCAAGAAAGAATTGAGCGATTTAATTGAAAAACTAGATTGTAAAAGGATTGCTTTAACTTATAATAATACCTATAACTCTAAGTCTAGCTCTTCGCAAAATAAAATAGGCTTTAAAGATTTAGTGGAAATTTTGAGTCAAAAAGGAAAATTAAGCGTTAAAGAAAAGGCTCATAGTTTTTTTAATTCAGGAAAAACTGATTTTAAAGAGCATAAAGAATTTTTATTTATAGTGGAAGTGAAACCTTGA
- a CDS encoding LptF/LptG family permease: protein MRLFRFVGWYYFKYFLIVLLALELFFVGIDSLKYADKMPDSANMIILFFTYDILFALNYTLPISLLLAMVLFYITFIKSNQYTALLSIGFSKCQILSPIFLISLFFTAVYVGLNATPFVYMEEKTQNLIYKDNSLSVSEHLLVKYNDDYVYFDKINPLLQKAQNIKVFRLKDKTLESYAEAKEAFFEDKYWILHDTTIYEMPLSFELGANALNATRLETFKTLKNFRPKVLDTIYQNKPAVSITDALFSLHALMRQNADTKKVRSFLYVFAILPFFVPFLSVLIAYFSPSLARYENLALLGLKFIIITLVVWGLFFALGKFSISGILIPEIGVLSPFFVFLALSLWYFKKLNKRL from the coding sequence GTGCGTTTATTTAGATTTGTGGGGTGGTATTATTTCAAATACTTTTTAATCGTGCTTTTAGCTTTGGAATTGTTTTTTGTAGGCATTGACAGCCTGAAATACGCCGATAAAATGCCCGATTCTGCGAACATGATTATCTTATTTTTCACCTATGATATTTTATTCGCGCTCAATTACACCTTACCCATTTCCTTACTTTTGGCGATGGTTTTATTTTATATCACCTTCATTAAATCCAACCAATACACCGCCCTGCTCTCCATTGGCTTTTCCAAATGCCAGATTTTAAGCCCTATTTTTTTGATTAGCTTGTTTTTCACGGCTGTTTATGTGGGGTTGAACGCCACTCCTTTTGTGTATATGGAAGAAAAAACGCAAAATTTAATCTACAAAGACAATTCTTTGAGCGTTTCAGAGCATTTGTTAGTGAAATACAACGATGATTATGTGTATTTTGATAAGATTAACCCCTTATTGCAAAAAGCCCAAAACATCAAGGTTTTTCGCCTGAAAGATAAGACTTTGGAATCTTATGCTGAAGCTAAAGAAGCTTTTTTTGAAGACAAATATTGGATTTTGCATGACACTACTATCTATGAGATGCCCTTAAGTTTTGAACTGGGTGCAAACGCTTTAAACGCCACGCGTTTAGAAACCTTTAAAACGCTCAAAAATTTCCGCCCTAAAGTTTTAGACACCATTTATCAAAACAAGCCTGCGGTTTCTATCACAGACGCTCTTTTTTCCTTGCATGCTCTAATGCGCCAAAACGCCGACACGAAAAAAGTGCGCTCGTTTTTGTATGTGTTTGCGATTTTGCCCTTTTTTGTGCCGTTTTTAAGCGTTTTAATCGCTTATTTTTCGCCCAGTCTCGCCCGCTATGAAAACCTGGCTCTTTTAGGACTAAAGTTTATCATTATCACGCTCGTTGTTTGGGGGCTATTCTTTGCTTTAGGGAAGTTCAGCATTTCAGGGATACTCATTCCTGAAATAGGCGTGCTCTCGCCCTTTTTCGTATTCTTAGCCCTCAGTCTTTGGTATTTTAAAAAGCTTAATAAGAGATTGTGA
- the pth gene encoding aminoacyl-tRNA hydrolase, whose translation MTLLVGLGNPTLRYAHTRHNAGFDILDSLVSELDLSFTFSSKHNAYLCVYKDFILLKPQTYMNLSGESVLNAKNFYKPKELLIVHDDLDLPLGVVRFKKGGGNGGHNGLKSIDLLCSNSYYRLRVGISKGIGVIEHVLSKFHKNEEPLKNAAFEHAKNALKFFIESHDFNAMQNRFTLKKPLKIES comes from the coding sequence ATGACGCTTTTAGTGGGTTTAGGCAACCCTACTTTGCGTTACGCCCACACCAGACACAACGCTGGTTTTGATATTTTAGATTCGCTCGTTAGCGAGTTGGATCTTTCTTTCACTTTTTCTTCCAAACACAACGCTTATTTGTGCGTTTATAAGGATTTTATCTTACTCAAGCCCCAAACTTACATGAATTTAAGCGGCGAGAGCGTTTTAAACGCTAAAAATTTTTACAAACCCAAAGAGCTTTTAATCGTCCATGACGACTTGGATCTACCTTTAGGCGTTGTGAGGTTTAAAAAGGGTGGGGGGAATGGGGGGCATAATGGCTTAAAATCCATTGATTTATTGTGTTCAAATTCTTATTACCGCTTGAGGGTGGGGATTTCTAAAGGGATTGGTGTGATTGAGCATGTGCTTTCAAAATTCCACAAAAACGAAGAGCCTTTAAAAAACGCTGCGTTTGAACATGCCAAAAACGCCCTAAAATTTTTTATAGAAAGCCATGATTTTAACGCCATGCAAAATCGTTTCACGCTTAAAAAACCTTTAAAAATAGAAAGTTAG
- a CDS encoding 50S ribosomal protein L25/general stress protein Ctc, with amino-acid sequence MLEGVIRESITKANAKALKKDGYLIANVYGKGVENVNCAFKLNPFIKYLKEKKHLIFPVKLGDKTFEVVVQEYQKNPVTNELIHVDLLAVTKGVKSKFKVPVKHQGTPVGLKNKGILMLSKKRISVECAPEHLPDHYLVDVAPLDVNESILVRDLEKHENVKILDHDSIAVIGVIKAK; translated from the coding sequence ATGTTAGAAGGCGTTATTAGAGAGAGTATTACTAAAGCTAACGCTAAAGCTTTAAAAAAAGATGGCTATCTAATCGCAAATGTTTATGGAAAGGGTGTTGAAAACGTGAATTGCGCGTTCAAATTAAACCCTTTCATCAAATACCTTAAGGAAAAAAAGCATTTGATTTTTCCGGTGAAATTAGGGGATAAGACTTTTGAAGTCGTGGTTCAAGAATACCAAAAAAACCCTGTTACTAACGAGCTTATCCATGTGGATTTGCTCGCTGTTACTAAAGGCGTGAAGTCTAAGTTTAAAGTCCCTGTCAAACACCAAGGCACTCCGGTGGGCTTGAAAAATAAAGGGATTTTGATGCTCTCTAAAAAGCGTATCAGCGTGGAATGCGCTCCAGAGCATTTGCCCGATCACTATTTAGTGGATGTAGCCCCTTTAGACGTGAATGAGTCTATTTTGGTGCGCGATTTAGAAAAACACGAAAATGTGAAGATCTTAGATCATGATTCTATCGCTGTGATCGGTGTGATTAAAGCGAAGTGA
- the tal gene encoding transaldolase — MQEFSLWCDFIERDFLENGFLKLINKGAICGATSNPSLFCEAITKSAFYKDEIAKLKGKKAKEIYETLALKDILQASSALMPLYEKDPNNGYISLEIDPFLEDDAPKSIDEAKRLFKTLNRPNVMIKVPASESGLEVISALTKASIPVNVTLVFSPKIAGEIAQILAKETQKRAVISVFVSRFDKEIDPLVAQNLQAQSGIMNATECYYQISQHANTLISTLFASTGVKSSALAKDYYIKALCFKNSINTAPLEALNAYLLDPNTEYQTPLKITEIEAFKKELKTHNIDLENTAQKLLKEGLIAFKQSFEKLLSSF, encoded by the coding sequence ATGCAAGAATTCAGTTTGTGGTGCGATTTTATAGAAAGGGATTTTTTAGAAAACGGCTTTTTAAAGCTCATTAATAAGGGGGCTATTTGCGGGGCGACGAGTAACCCTAGTTTGTTTTGCGAAGCGATCACAAAAAGCGCGTTTTATAAAGATGAAATCGCTAAACTCAAAGGCAAGAAAGCTAAAGAAATTTATGAAACTTTAGCGCTAAAGGATATTTTACAAGCCTCTAGCGCGTTGATGCCTTTATATGAAAAAGACCCTAACAATGGCTACATTAGCCTAGAAATTGACCCTTTTTTAGAAGATGATGCCCCTAAAAGCATTGATGAAGCCAAGCGCTTATTCAAAACATTAAACCGCCCTAATGTGATGATTAAAGTCCCGGCGAGCGAGAGCGGGCTTGAAGTCATTAGCGCTTTGACTAAAGCCTCTATTCCTGTTAATGTAACTTTAGTTTTTTCGCCTAAAATTGCCGGTGAAATCGCTCAAATCTTAGCCAAAGAAACGCAAAAAAGAGCGGTCATTAGCGTGTTTGTCTCACGATTTGACAAAGAAATAGACCCATTAGTGGCGCAAAATTTGCAAGCTCAAAGCGGGATTATGAACGCTACCGAGTGCTATTATCAAATCAGTCAGCATGCTAATACGCTAATAAGCACCCTTTTTGCATCCACCGGCGTTAAGTCTAGCGCTTTAGCTAAAGATTATTACATTAAAGCACTGTGTTTTAAAAACTCTATCAACACAGCCCCATTAGAGGCTTTAAACGCTTATTTGCTTGACCCAAACACCGAGTATCAAACCCCTTTAAAGATTACAGAAATTGAAGCGTTTAAAAAAGAATTAAAAACGCACAACATTGATTTAGAAAACACCGCTCAAAAACTCCTTAAAGAAGGCTTGATAGCGTTCAAACAATCCTTTGAAAAGCTTTTAAGCAGTTTTTGA
- a CDS encoding UDP-N-acetylmuramoyl-L-alanyl-D-glutamate--2,6-diaminopimelate ligase — protein MKLKKTLTYRNHTYSFLSDNTNEVLENPKEILFVKTPLNEKYSPLIAEKNLAILDFNELKNYFDFKIKIVGITGTNGKTTTASLMYSLLLDLNKKTALLGTRGFFINDKRIKEKGLTTPTLLELYSDLEEAMRLKCEYFIMEVSSHAIVQKRIAGLDFALKILTNITSDHLDFHKSIENYKDAKNSFFKDEGLKVINRDETNALFNPINAHTYGLDKKAHLNIQAFSLTPSISASLCYQQDLRNPNLKEIALMHSPLLGRYNLYNILAGVLGVKLLTQLPLEAIAPLLENFYGVKGRLEILHSKPLVIVDFAHTIDGMQQVFESFKNQKITALFGAGGDRDKTKRPKMGEVASYYAHKIVLTSDNPRSENEEDIIKDILKGISDSSKVVVEKDRKKAILNALENLKDDEVLLILGKGDESTQIFKDKTIFFSDQEVVKSYYQHLKQG, from the coding sequence ATGAAGCTTAAAAAAACCCTGACTTATCGCAACCACACCTATTCTTTTTTAAGCGATAACACGAATGAAGTTTTAGAAAACCCCAAAGAAATCCTTTTTGTCAAAACGCCTTTAAATGAAAAATACTCTCCTTTAATTGCAGAAAAAAACCTAGCTATTTTAGATTTTAACGAGCTTAAAAACTACTTTGATTTTAAGATTAAAATTGTAGGGATTACTGGCACTAATGGTAAAACGACCACAGCGAGCTTGATGTATTCCTTGCTCTTAGATTTGAATAAAAAGACCGCTCTTTTAGGCACAAGAGGGTTTTTTATCAACGACAAACGAATCAAAGAAAAGGGCTTGACCACGCCCACTCTTTTAGAGCTTTATAGCGATTTAGAAGAAGCGATGCGTTTAAAGTGTGAATACTTTATTATGGAAGTGAGCTCCCATGCGATTGTCCAAAAGCGCATTGCCGGGCTTGATTTTGCCCTTAAAATCCTCACCAATATCACAAGCGATCATTTAGATTTCCACAAAAGCATAGAAAATTACAAAGACGCTAAAAACAGCTTTTTTAAAGATGAGGGCTTGAAAGTGATTAACAGAGATGAAACAAACGCCCTTTTTAACCCCATTAATGCGCACACTTACGGGCTGGATAAAAAAGCGCATTTAAACATTCAAGCCTTTTCGCTCACCCCCTCCATTAGCGCGTCTTTATGCTACCAACAAGATTTAAGAAATCCTAATCTCAAAGAAATCGCCCTTATGCATTCCCCCCTTTTAGGGCGTTACAACCTTTATAATATCTTAGCGGGCGTTTTAGGGGTCAAATTACTCACCCAATTACCGCTAGAAGCGATTGCGCCATTATTAGAAAACTTTTATGGGGTTAAGGGGCGTTTGGAAATTTTGCATTCTAAACCTTTAGTGATCGTGGATTTTGCCCACACCATAGACGGCATGCAACAAGTTTTTGAAAGCTTTAAAAACCAAAAAATCACCGCTCTTTTTGGAGCAGGGGGCGATAGGGACAAGACCAAGCGCCCTAAAATGGGAGAGGTAGCGAGTTATTACGCTCATAAAATCGTCTTGACTTCAGACAACCCCAGAAGTGAAAACGAAGAAGACATTATTAAGGATATTTTAAAAGGCATCAGCGATTCTTCTAAAGTGGTTGTAGAAAAAGACCGAAAAAAAGCCATTTTAAACGCTTTAGAAAATTTAAAAGACGATGAGGTGTTATTGATCTTAGGCAAGGGTGATGAAAGCACTCAAATCTTTAAAGACAAAACGATTTTTTTTAGCGACCAGGAAGTCGTTAAAAGCTATTACCAACATTTAAAACAAGGATAA
- a CDS encoding histidine kinase: MQKFDYEFKKRALIKDGFLAFKQAHYAEALRLFSEVLFLDKDNQKAKVGALLSDIAKDFPKEAHSFYELYQSLIAMQKRSLKNQAEEQIINLIASFDEGLNQMAEKIDAQISQKGEELNGILYADFKRLSLERGFKEAFEDLMFSSRVIFDNKEDFYEFLKELNHYGYYELAVNYIENMHEDSFIYDKFLRSLLEDALKSNKA, translated from the coding sequence ATGCAAAAGTTTGATTATGAATTTAAAAAGCGCGCGTTGATTAAAGATGGCTTTTTAGCGTTCAAGCAAGCCCATTACGCTGAAGCGTTACGCCTTTTTTCTGAAGTTTTGTTTTTGGATAAAGACAACCAAAAAGCCAAAGTGGGGGCGTTATTAAGCGACATCGCTAAGGATTTCCCTAAAGAAGCCCATAGCTTTTATGAATTGTATCAAAGCTTGATCGCTATGCAAAAACGGAGTTTAAAAAACCAGGCTGAAGAGCAAATCATCAATTTGATCGCTTCTTTTGATGAGGGATTGAACCAAATGGCTGAAAAGATTGATGCGCAAATTTCTCAAAAAGGCGAGGAGTTGAACGGCATTTTGTATGCGGATTTCAAACGCTTGAGCCTGGAGCGCGGTTTTAAGGAAGCGTTTGAAGATTTGATGTTCAGCTCTAGGGTGATTTTTGACAATAAAGAGGATTTTTATGAATTTTTGAAAGAATTGAACCACTATGGCTATTATGAATTAGCGGTAAATTACATTGAAAACATGCATGAAGATTCTTTTATTTACGATAAATTTTTGCGTTCTCTTTTAGAAGACGCCTTAAAATCCAATAAGGCTTAA
- a CDS encoding NifU family protein translates to MIEFSDEDLQKPVRIVIEKIRPYLLKDGGNIEVLGVKSMKIYVALEGACKTCSSSKITLKNVIERQLKMDIHPNLEVVCLENAKEFDKL, encoded by the coding sequence ATGATAGAATTTAGCGATGAAGATTTACAAAAACCGGTGCGTATTGTGATAGAAAAGATCCGCCCTTACTTGCTCAAAGATGGCGGTAATATTGAAGTGCTAGGGGTGAAAAGCATGAAAATTTATGTGGCTTTAGAGGGAGCGTGTAAGACTTGCTCTAGCAGTAAGATCACTTTAAAAAATGTCATTGAAAGGCAGCTTAAAATGGATATTCACCCCAATTTAGAAGTGGTGTGCTTAGAAAACGCTAAGGAGTTTGATAAGCTTTAA
- a CDS encoding inorganic phosphate transporter produces the protein MEIKNIKEFEKASKKLQKDTLKIALALLFLIGAALLALIFGQANSKGLLLIFAAVIGGYMAMNIGANDVSNNVGPAVGSKAISMGGAILIAAICEMLGAIIAGGEVVSTIKGRIVSPEFINDAHVFINVMLASLLSGALWLHVATLIGAPVSTSHSVVGGIMGAGMAAAGMSAINWHFLSGIVASWVISPLMGALIAMFFLMLIKKTIAYKEDKKSAALKVVPYLVALMSLTFSWYLIVKVLKRLYAVGFEIQLACGCILALLIFILFKRFVLKKAPQLENSHESINELFNVPLIFAAALLSFAHGANDVANAIGPLAAISQTLEDANSPMGNTLSSVPLWIMVVGAAGIALGLSLYGPKLIKTVGSEITELDKMQAFCIALSAVITVLLASQLGLPVSSTHIVVGAVFGVGFLRERLREQSRRRFARIRDNIVAAHFGEDLEEIEGFLERFDKANLKEKSLMLESLKKSKNTAIALELKKKEKKSLKKVYKEEVIKRSILKKIVTAWLVTVPVSALLGALLFVALGFIEKYF, from the coding sequence ATGGAAATTAAAAACATCAAAGAGTTTGAAAAAGCTTCCAAAAAACTCCAAAAAGACACTTTAAAGATCGCTCTCGCTCTTTTGTTTCTCATCGGTGCCGCTTTGCTCGCTCTCATTTTTGGGCAGGCTAATTCTAAGGGATTGTTGCTTATTTTTGCGGCCGTGATTGGGGGATATATGGCGATGAATATTGGCGCGAACGATGTGTCTAATAATGTCGGCCCTGCCGTAGGCTCTAAAGCCATTAGCATGGGCGGAGCGATTTTGATTGCTGCGATTTGTGAAATGCTTGGAGCGATCATTGCTGGGGGGGAAGTGGTTTCTACGATTAAGGGCCGTATCGTTTCGCCTGAATTTATTAATGATGCACATGTTTTCATCAATGTCATGTTGGCTAGCCTTTTGAGTGGGGCGTTGTGGTTGCATGTAGCGACTTTAATAGGCGCTCCCGTTTCCACTTCACACTCTGTAGTGGGGGGGATTATGGGGGCTGGAATGGCAGCAGCTGGAATGTCTGCTATCAATTGGCATTTTTTATCCGGCATTGTGGCTAGTTGGGTAATCTCGCCTTTAATGGGGGCTTTGATAGCCATGTTTTTTTTAATGCTCATTAAAAAGACTATCGCTTATAAAGAAGATAAAAAGAGCGCGGCTTTAAAGGTCGTGCCTTATTTGGTAGCGTTGATGAGCTTAACATTTAGTTGGTATTTGATCGTTAAGGTTTTAAAACGCCTCTATGCGGTGGGTTTTGAAATCCAGCTAGCTTGCGGTTGTATCCTTGCGCTTTTAATCTTTATTCTTTTTAAAAGATTTGTGTTAAAAAAAGCCCCGCAATTAGAAAATAGCCATGAAAGCATTAATGAGCTTTTTAATGTCCCTTTGATTTTTGCTGCTGCGCTTTTAAGCTTTGCGCATGGGGCTAATGATGTGGCTAACGCTATAGGCCCCTTAGCGGCTATCAGTCAAACTTTAGAAGATGCAAATAGCCCTATGGGGAATACTTTAAGCTCTGTACCGTTGTGGATTATGGTAGTGGGGGCAGCTGGGATCGCTTTAGGCTTGAGTTTGTATGGACCAAAGCTCATTAAAACGGTGGGGTCTGAAATCACAGAATTAGACAAAATGCAAGCTTTTTGCATCGCGCTTTCTGCGGTCATTACCGTGCTTTTAGCCTCTCAATTAGGCTTACCGGTAAGCTCTACGCATATTGTGGTGGGCGCGGTGTTTGGGGTGGGCTTTTTAAGGGAGCGTTTAAGGGAGCAATCAAGAAGGCGTTTTGCTAGAATCAGAGACAACATTGTAGCCGCGCACTTTGGGGAAGATTTAGAAGAAATTGAAGGTTTTTTAGAGCGCTTTGATAAAGCCAATTTGAAAGAAAAATCGCTCATGCTAGAGAGCTTGAAAAAAAGCAAGAACACCGCCATCGCTTTGGAATTGAAAAAGAAAGAAAAAAAGTCGCTTAAAAAAGTGTATAAAGAAGAAGTGATCAAACGCTCCATTTTAAAAAAGATTGTTACCGCTTGGTTGGTAACCGTGCCAGTTTCTGCACTTTTAGGGGCGCTTCTTTTTGTGGCTCTTGGTTTTATAGAAAAGTATTTCTAG